A region from the Mycolicibacterium litorale genome encodes:
- a CDS encoding phosphonate ABC transporter ATP-binding protein — protein MEPSHAVAGDDVVVAVRGVTKRFGDTLALDDVSLDVHRSEMLVLLGLSGSGKSTLLRCLNGLHPVTSGQINVGGTRVDTASPPELRRLRRRVGFVFQQFNLVGRLSCEENVLIGGLGRLRLPRYGALTYPRAMRTDALEHLERVGLADLAQRRADTLSGGQQQRVAIARTLMQRPALLLADEPVASLDPENAGVVMDMLFRVCIEEKLTVVCTLHQVDLALGWAHRLVGLRNGRKVLDRPAVGMNRDDVLGIYRRVDPAVAGPTTRST, from the coding sequence ATGGAACCCAGCCATGCGGTCGCCGGCGACGACGTGGTGGTCGCCGTCCGCGGCGTCACCAAACGGTTCGGCGACACGCTCGCACTCGACGACGTCTCACTCGACGTGCACCGCAGCGAGATGCTGGTGCTGCTCGGTCTGTCCGGCTCCGGCAAGTCGACGCTGCTGCGCTGCCTCAACGGACTGCATCCGGTCACGTCCGGGCAGATCAACGTCGGAGGCACCCGCGTCGACACCGCGTCACCGCCGGAGTTGCGCCGGTTGCGGCGCCGGGTGGGATTCGTCTTCCAGCAGTTCAACCTCGTCGGGCGGCTCAGCTGTGAGGAGAACGTCCTGATCGGTGGCCTCGGGCGGTTGCGCCTGCCCCGGTACGGGGCGCTGACGTATCCGCGTGCGATGCGCACCGATGCGCTCGAACACCTCGAGCGAGTCGGACTCGCCGATCTCGCGCAGCGGCGCGCCGACACCCTCTCGGGTGGTCAGCAGCAGCGGGTGGCCATCGCCCGGACCCTCATGCAGCGGCCCGCGCTGCTGCTCGCCGACGAGCCGGTGGCCTCGCTGGACCCCGAGAATGCCGGCGTCGTGATGGACATGCTCTTCCGGGTCTGCATCGAGGAGAAGCTGACCGTCGTGTGCACTCTGCACCAGGTCGATCTCGCGCTCGGGTGGGCACATCGCCTCGTCGGGTTGCGCAACGGCCGCAAGGTGCTCGATCGGCCCGCGGTGGGGATGAACCGCGACGACGTCCTGGGGATCTACCGGCGGGTCGATCCGGCCGTCGCCGGACCCACCACCCGCTCGACGTGA
- the phnE gene encoding phosphonate ABC transporter, permease protein PhnE, translating to MSTSLSRRPRDVGTTRGASASRLLHLVAVGAVIATLAAAWYIDFAPAALVDGADEVAALLERMLPPRLDDPGRIGGLAVETLLMAVLGTVLAAIASVPLAFLAARNTTPHPAVYAVARGVITFCRAMPDLLFAVLFVRALGIGVLPGILALALHSIGMLGKLFADAIEQSDPGPREAVRSTGAGYVREMVNAVVPQVVPSWIGTFVYRIDINLRTSVVLGFVGAGGIGFALQDALRGLIYPRALGIVLVILAIIGAMELLAIGVRRILLTPSASDPRRDRIARTTLSAAVIATTVAALIVLEINPLSLVSWVGPSFEVFTRMVPPNFGAVGDGLIDAALQTVAIGVVSSAIGVVLSVPVGFLAARNVTPHRWCYRSARAWILVVRSVPELILAVVFVAALGLGPVAGTCALALGSVGFLAKLVADAVEEIDPGPMEAVRSVGGGWWKTLFAAVVPQSVPALVGSSLYLLDVNVRTSTVLGIVGAGGIGYLLFESIRTLNFDVAGAIVLVIFGVVYAIERLSGWIRSRLV from the coding sequence GTGAGCACGTCCCTGTCGCGGCGTCCCCGCGACGTCGGCACCACGCGCGGTGCGTCGGCGTCGCGACTGCTGCATCTCGTGGCGGTCGGTGCGGTGATCGCGACACTGGCCGCCGCCTGGTACATCGACTTCGCGCCGGCTGCGCTGGTCGACGGCGCCGACGAGGTGGCGGCGCTGCTGGAACGCATGCTGCCGCCTCGGCTCGACGATCCGGGCCGCATCGGCGGCCTGGCGGTCGAGACGCTGCTGATGGCCGTGCTGGGGACCGTGCTCGCCGCGATAGCGTCGGTGCCGCTGGCGTTTCTGGCGGCCCGCAACACCACGCCGCACCCGGCCGTCTACGCCGTCGCGCGGGGCGTCATCACGTTCTGCCGGGCGATGCCCGACCTGCTGTTCGCGGTGCTGTTCGTGCGGGCGCTCGGGATCGGTGTGCTGCCCGGAATCCTGGCGCTGGCGCTGCATTCGATCGGGATGCTGGGCAAGCTGTTCGCCGACGCCATCGAACAGAGCGACCCCGGGCCGCGTGAGGCGGTCCGCAGCACCGGCGCCGGATACGTCCGGGAGATGGTCAATGCCGTGGTGCCGCAGGTCGTCCCCTCGTGGATCGGGACCTTCGTCTACCGCATCGACATCAACCTGCGGACGTCGGTGGTGCTCGGGTTCGTGGGCGCCGGCGGGATCGGCTTCGCCCTGCAGGACGCGCTGCGCGGGCTCATCTATCCGCGGGCGCTCGGCATCGTCCTGGTGATCCTCGCGATCATCGGCGCGATGGAATTGCTCGCGATCGGTGTGCGCCGCATCCTGCTCACGCCGTCGGCATCCGACCCGCGCCGCGACCGCATCGCCAGGACGACCCTCTCGGCGGCGGTGATCGCCACCACCGTCGCGGCGCTGATCGTCCTGGAGATCAACCCCCTGTCGCTGGTGAGCTGGGTGGGTCCGTCGTTCGAGGTGTTCACCCGGATGGTGCCCCCGAACTTCGGCGCGGTGGGTGACGGACTGATCGACGCGGCCCTGCAGACCGTGGCGATCGGTGTGGTGTCGAGCGCGATCGGTGTGGTGCTGTCGGTGCCCGTGGGCTTCCTCGCGGCGCGGAACGTGACGCCGCATCGGTGGTGCTACCGGTCGGCGCGGGCGTGGATCCTGGTGGTCCGCTCGGTGCCGGAGCTGATCCTGGCCGTGGTGTTCGTCGCCGCGCTCGGTCTGGGCCCGGTCGCGGGGACCTGTGCGCTGGCGCTGGGGTCGGTCGGGTTCCTCGCCAAGCTGGTCGCGGACGCGGTCGAGGAGATCGACCCGGGTCCGATGGAGGCGGTGCGCTCGGTCGGTGGTGGCTGGTGGAAGACACTGTTCGCCGCGGTCGTGCCGCAGTCGGTACCGGCGCTGGTGGGTTCGAGCCTGTACCTGCTGGACGTCAACGTCCGGACCTCGACGGTGCTCGGGATCGTCGGTGCCGGCGGCATCGGCTACTTGCTGTTCGAGTCGATCCGCACGCTGAACTTCGACGTCGCCGGCGCGATCGTGCTGGTGATCTTCGGCGTCGTCTACGCCATCGAGAGGCTGTCCGGCTGGATCCGCTCGCGACTGGTGTGA
- a CDS encoding acetyl-CoA carboxylase biotin carboxylase subunit codes for MASHASSKISKVLVANRGEIAVRVIRAAKDAGLQSVAVYAEPDADAPHVRLADEAFALGGQTSAESYLVFEKLLDAAEKSGANAVHPGYGFLSENADFAQAVIDAGLIWIGPSPQSIRDLGDKVTARHIAARAQAPLVPGTSDPVKDADEVVAFAQEYGVPVAIKAAFGGGGRGMKVARTIEEIPELYDSAVREAVAAFGRGECFVERYLDKPRHVEAQVIADTHGNVVVAGTRDCSLQRRFQKLVEEAPAPFLTDAQRKEIHESAKRICKEAGYYGAGTVEYLVGQDGLISFLEVNTRLQVEHPVTEETSGIDLVRQQFRIANGEALDITEDPTPRGHSIEFRINGEDAGRGFLPAPGPVTKFEPPTGPGVRLDSGVESGSVIGGQFDSMLAKLIVTGATRQEALERSRRALAEFNVEGLATVIPFHRAVVSDPAFIGDDNGFTVHTRWIETEWNNTIEPFTGGDPIDEEDTIPRQTVVVEVGGRRLEVSLPGDLVLGNGGGAAAPGVVRKKPKPRKRGAQGGAAASGDAVTAPMQGTVVKVAVEEGQQVSAGDLVVVLEAMKMENPVTAHKDGTITGLAVESGAAVTQGTVLAEIKSDGE; via the coding sequence GTGGCCAGTCACGCCAGCTCGAAGATCTCCAAGGTGCTTGTCGCCAACCGAGGAGAGATTGCCGTCCGGGTCATCCGTGCGGCGAAAGATGCCGGGCTACAGAGCGTGGCCGTCTACGCCGAACCGGATGCCGACGCACCCCACGTACGGCTCGCCGACGAGGCGTTCGCACTGGGCGGCCAGACTTCGGCCGAGTCGTACCTCGTATTCGAGAAGCTCCTCGACGCCGCCGAGAAGTCCGGCGCCAACGCCGTTCACCCGGGCTACGGCTTCCTGAGCGAGAACGCCGACTTCGCCCAGGCCGTGATCGACGCCGGCCTGATCTGGATCGGGCCCAGCCCGCAGTCCATCCGCGACCTCGGCGACAAGGTCACCGCCCGCCACATCGCCGCCCGCGCCCAGGCTCCCCTGGTGCCCGGCACCTCCGACCCGGTCAAGGACGCCGACGAGGTCGTCGCCTTCGCCCAGGAGTACGGCGTGCCGGTGGCGATCAAGGCCGCCTTCGGCGGTGGCGGACGCGGGATGAAGGTGGCCCGCACCATCGAGGAGATCCCCGAGCTCTACGACTCGGCGGTCCGCGAAGCGGTGGCGGCGTTCGGCCGCGGTGAGTGCTTCGTCGAGCGCTACCTCGACAAGCCGCGGCACGTCGAGGCTCAGGTCATCGCCGACACCCACGGCAACGTCGTGGTCGCGGGCACCCGCGACTGCTCGCTGCAGCGCCGCTTCCAGAAGCTCGTCGAGGAAGCCCCTGCCCCATTCCTCACCGACGCGCAGCGCAAAGAGATCCACGAGTCCGCCAAGCGGATCTGCAAGGAGGCCGGCTACTACGGTGCGGGCACCGTCGAGTACCTCGTCGGCCAGGACGGGCTGATCTCGTTCCTCGAGGTCAACACCCGCCTGCAGGTCGAGCACCCGGTCACCGAGGAGACCTCCGGCATCGACCTGGTCCGCCAGCAGTTCCGGATCGCCAACGGCGAGGCGCTCGACATCACCGAGGACCCGACCCCGCGCGGGCACTCGATCGAGTTCCGTATCAACGGCGAGGACGCCGGACGCGGGTTCCTGCCCGCCCCCGGCCCCGTCACCAAGTTCGAACCGCCCACCGGCCCCGGCGTGCGCCTGGACTCCGGTGTGGAGTCCGGTTCGGTCATCGGCGGACAGTTCGACTCGATGCTGGCGAAGCTCATCGTCACCGGCGCCACCCGCCAGGAGGCACTGGAGCGGTCGCGCCGCGCCCTGGCCGAGTTCAACGTCGAGGGCCTGGCGACCGTCATCCCGTTCCACCGCGCCGTGGTGTCCGACCCGGCTTTCATCGGCGACGACAACGGTTTCACGGTCCACACCCGCTGGATCGAGACCGAGTGGAACAACACCATCGAGCCGTTCACCGGCGGCGATCCGATCGACGAGGAAGACACTATCCCGCGTCAGACCGTCGTCGTGGAGGTCGGGGGCCGTCGCCTCGAGGTGTCTCTGCCGGGCGACCTCGTACTCGGCAACGGCGGCGGTGCAGCCGCGCCCGGCGTCGTTCGCAAGAAGCCCAAGCCGCGTAAGCGTGGCGCCCAGGGCGGTGCGGCCGCCTCCGGCGATGCGGTCACCGCGCCGATGCAGGGCACCGTGGTCAAGGTCGCCGTCGAGGAGGGCCAGCAGGTGTCCGCAGGCGACCTCGTCGTGGTGCTCGAGGCGATGAAGATGGAGAACCCCGTGACGGCCCACAAGGACGGCACCATCACCGGCCTCGCGGTCGAATCCGGCGCCGCCGTCACCCAGGGCACCGTGCTGGCCGAGATCAAGAGCGACGGCGAGTAA
- a CDS encoding DUF6199 family natural product biosynthesis protein, with protein MGSGVLIIVVGVAVGALMIAAPEGIWWATQSWKFRNPKANEPSDAAYSMTRFGGVVFIVIALGLGGTILADGADKKADDRAQQEQEAAEAAFVPPPPDNRGGLPVVGYFAEPVPKGIAVSLYYLAPADSNSAQMRAMARSMGAVDISYPCYSSPRQATDSDGRITFNTELVWAPEHLRDLDRADSCRMGRRHRVERVSLGPLPTLPPIVTDMPIANLDGTEIAPAAPGNAVPRLAEKPHINPNGSRPTFHNRGRIPIVGYQLRTAIQTPGERVLGITYLRPKDADTHPGDIGQPRMGCEVVPTITGLGTDTVTVDLWLYWSNPSGSYDDEADERCVIDGDWAQPANTNWTQLTGNPTVLTNGPVSAPDGTVILPAAPGNRVP; from the coding sequence ATGGGTTCGGGGGTTCTCATCATCGTCGTGGGAGTGGCGGTCGGTGCGCTCATGATCGCCGCCCCTGAGGGCATCTGGTGGGCCACCCAGTCGTGGAAGTTCCGCAATCCGAAGGCCAACGAACCGAGCGACGCGGCGTACTCGATGACGCGTTTCGGCGGCGTGGTCTTCATCGTCATCGCCCTGGGATTGGGCGGCACGATCCTCGCCGACGGCGCCGACAAGAAGGCCGACGACCGCGCGCAACAGGAGCAGGAGGCGGCCGAGGCCGCATTCGTGCCGCCCCCGCCCGACAACCGCGGCGGTCTGCCGGTGGTCGGGTACTTCGCCGAACCGGTCCCCAAGGGCATCGCCGTGTCGCTCTACTACCTCGCGCCCGCGGACTCCAATTCCGCCCAGATGCGGGCCATGGCGAGATCGATGGGCGCCGTCGACATCAGCTATCCGTGTTACTCGTCGCCCAGACAAGCCACCGACAGCGACGGCCGCATTACCTTCAACACCGAATTGGTCTGGGCGCCAGAGCATCTCAGGGATCTCGACCGCGCGGACTCCTGCCGGATGGGGCGGAGGCACAGGGTCGAACGGGTCTCCCTCGGCCCGCTGCCCACCCTCCCGCCGATCGTCACCGACATGCCGATCGCCAACCTCGACGGCACCGAGATCGCGCCGGCCGCCCCCGGCAACGCCGTACCGCGGCTCGCCGAAAAACCGCACATCAATCCCAACGGCAGCCGCCCCACCTTCCACAACCGGGGACGCATCCCGATAGTCGGCTACCAGCTGCGCACCGCCATTCAGACGCCGGGTGAGCGGGTCCTCGGCATCACCTATCTGCGGCCCAAGGACGCCGACACACACCCAGGCGACATCGGCCAGCCGCGTATGGGATGCGAGGTGGTCCCGACGATCACCGGGCTCGGCACCGACACCGTGACCGTGGATCTGTGGTTGTACTGGTCGAATCCCAGCGGCAGCTATGACGACGAGGCCGATGAGCGGTGCGTGATCGATGGTGACTGGGCGCAGCCGGCGAACACCAACTGGACCCAACTCACCGGCAATCCGACGGTGCTCACCAATGGGCCGGTGTCCGCGCCGGACGGCACCGTCATCCTGCCCGCCGCGCCGGGGAACAGGGTGCCGTAG
- a CDS encoding SufE family protein — MTMASSLPGPLASVVSEFQEVQGQDKLRLLLEFADDLPALPAELEEAAMEPVPECQSPLFLHVDAADRDHVRLYFSAPAQAPTTRGFAAILATGLDEQSAADILAVPDDFYTELGLAALISPLRLRGMSAMLTRIKRRLRDG, encoded by the coding sequence ATGACCATGGCCTCCTCGCTCCCGGGACCGCTCGCCTCAGTCGTCTCCGAGTTCCAGGAGGTGCAGGGGCAGGACAAGCTCCGGCTGCTGCTCGAGTTCGCCGACGACCTGCCCGCGCTGCCCGCCGAGCTCGAAGAGGCGGCGATGGAACCGGTGCCCGAATGCCAGTCACCACTGTTCCTGCACGTCGACGCCGCGGACCGCGACCACGTCCGGCTGTATTTCAGCGCACCGGCCCAAGCGCCGACCACGCGCGGCTTCGCGGCGATCCTGGCGACCGGGCTGGACGAACAGTCCGCTGCCGACATCCTGGCCGTGCCCGACGACTTCTACACCGAACTGGGGCTGGCGGCTCTGATCAGCCCGCTGCGGCTGCGTGGGATGTCGGCGATGCTGACCCGCATCAAACGCCGCCTGCGTGACGGTTGA
- a CDS encoding sulfurtransferase, with protein MPLPPDSSPKLADYAHPERLVTADWLASNLGRPGLAIVESDEDVLLYDTGHIPGAVKIDWHVDLNDPNVRDYINGEQFAALMDRKGISRDDTVVIYGDKSNWWAAYALWVFTLFGHPDVRLLDGGRDLWISDGRDTTLDVPSKQTTGYPVVERNDAPIRAYREDVLAVLGKQPLIDVRSPAEYTGERTHMPDYPEEGALRGGHIPTARSIPWSKAARDNGQFRTRAELEELYGFLKPDDETVVYCRIGERSSHTWFVLTHLLGLPGVRNYDGSWTEWGNAVRVPVAVGPDPGEPPASS; from the coding sequence GTGCCGCTGCCACCTGATTCCAGCCCCAAACTCGCCGACTACGCCCACCCGGAACGGCTGGTCACCGCCGACTGGCTGGCCAGCAATCTCGGCCGTCCGGGCCTGGCCATCGTGGAGTCCGACGAAGACGTCCTGCTCTACGACACCGGCCACATCCCCGGTGCGGTGAAGATCGACTGGCACGTCGACCTCAACGACCCGAATGTGCGCGACTACATCAACGGTGAACAGTTCGCCGCGCTGATGGACCGCAAAGGCATCAGCCGCGACGACACCGTGGTCATCTACGGCGACAAGAGCAACTGGTGGGCGGCGTACGCGCTGTGGGTGTTCACGCTGTTCGGCCACCCCGACGTCCGACTGCTCGACGGCGGCCGCGACCTGTGGATCTCCGACGGACGGGACACCACGCTCGACGTGCCGTCCAAACAGACCACCGGCTATCCCGTCGTCGAACGCAACGACGCGCCGATCCGCGCCTACCGCGAGGACGTCCTGGCGGTCCTGGGCAAGCAGCCGCTCATCGACGTCCGCTCCCCCGCCGAGTACACCGGCGAGCGCACCCACATGCCCGACTACCCGGAGGAGGGGGCGCTCCGCGGCGGGCACATCCCGACCGCACGGTCGATCCCGTGGAGCAAGGCGGCCAGGGACAACGGCCAGTTCCGCACCCGGGCGGAACTGGAAGAGCTCTACGGCTTCCTCAAGCCCGACGACGAGACCGTCGTCTACTGCCGTATCGGCGAGCGGTCGAGCCACACGTGGTTCGTGCTGACGCACCTGCTCGGCCTGCCCGGGGTGCGCAACTACGACGGCTCGTGGACCGAATGGGGTAACGCGGTTCGGGTGCCCGTGGCCGTCGGTCCCGATCCGGGCGAGCCTCCCGCGTCGTCATGA